The Micromonospora sp. NBC_01740 genome includes a window with the following:
- a CDS encoding 3-hydroxyacyl-CoA dehydrogenase family protein, translating into MAGRLAVVGAGLMGAGIAQVAAQAGWQVTLRDLDDAATGRGMDGIRKSLTRFAEKGRIEASEVEAALGRITPTTDLEAAADADIVVEAVFERLEIKHEVFRALDKICKADAVLATNTSAIPVTQIAAVTERPEAVVGTHFFSPVPMMKLCELVRGYKTSDETLTTAKSFAEEIGKTVVVVNRDIAGFVTTRLIAALVVEAVKLVESGVVSAEDLDTACRLGFGHAMGPLATTDLTGVDVLLHASKNIYTDTADEKFFPPELLQRMVTAGDLGRKSGKGFYTY; encoded by the coding sequence ATGGCGGGTCGACTCGCGGTCGTCGGGGCCGGGCTGATGGGCGCGGGCATCGCCCAGGTGGCGGCGCAGGCGGGCTGGCAGGTGACGCTGCGGGACCTGGACGACGCGGCCACCGGGCGGGGCATGGACGGCATCCGGAAGTCGCTGACCAGGTTCGCCGAGAAGGGCAGGATCGAGGCGTCCGAGGTCGAGGCGGCGCTGGGCCGGATCACCCCCACCACCGACCTGGAGGCGGCGGCCGACGCGGACATCGTGGTCGAGGCGGTCTTCGAACGGCTGGAGATCAAGCACGAGGTGTTCCGCGCGCTGGACAAGATCTGCAAGGCCGACGCGGTGCTCGCGACCAACACCTCGGCCATCCCGGTGACGCAGATCGCCGCGGTGACCGAGCGCCCGGAGGCCGTCGTCGGCACCCACTTCTTCTCGCCGGTGCCGATGATGAAGCTCTGTGAGCTGGTGCGTGGCTACAAGACCAGCGACGAGACCCTGACCACGGCGAAGTCGTTCGCCGAGGAGATCGGCAAGACGGTCGTGGTGGTCAACCGGGACATCGCGGGCTTCGTCACCACCCGGCTGATCGCGGCCCTGGTCGTCGAGGCGGTCAAGCTCGTCGAGTCGGGCGTGGTGTCGGCCGAGGACCTGGACACCGCCTGCCGCCTCGGCTTCGGTCACGCCATGGGCCCGCTGGCCACCACGGACCTGACCGGCGTGGACGTGCTGCTGCACGCCTCGAAGAACATCTACACCGACACGGCGGACGAGAAGTTCTTCCCGCCGGAGCTGCTCCAGCGCATGGTCACCGCCGGCGACCTCGGGCGCAAGAGCGGCAAGGGCTTCTACACGTACTGA